From a single Lolium rigidum isolate FL_2022 chromosome 7, APGP_CSIRO_Lrig_0.1, whole genome shotgun sequence genomic region:
- the LOC124671853 gene encoding SUPPRESSOR OF GAMMA RESPONSE 1-like, translated as MAEGSSLFTEPSRRGEGCLLPWAFGERHGDHVAVFSARAYLRARSGHPDYHLTCSKVPFPPDSLPLPLSPLRSQAPQPSPRPPPSSLPSQRSRTSMAGSLIINGKIISAMIRNSTREIKELIAATWKECQNCQYHIYNGDVSSQWSGLPVGVKFDPTDMELLGHLEGKVGRVASHVLIDNFIPTIKEEEGICYTHPENLPGIKMDGSSSHFFHKISNAYEVGKRKRRKIRNSNAIDCDEKFTWKKTGKSSRILDNGVIKGWKKILVLHKHYNGKKVKTNWTMHQCHLGVEVGEKQGELGVSRVFWKVKNNNGKSQMHVADAESGSSAVEINPTTSNMYPPQPHHLSGSPLEMEQNQDEEEPRSSAVQGYAAMPPLCNADIHENPTPLDFPGIEMLGELPDLDPTFLATLPELFDLIDSPDWPCGNEA; from the exons ATGGCAGAGGGGAGTTCACTGTTCACTGAGCCCAGCAGGAGAGGGGAGGGTTGCTTGTTACCGTGGGCATTTGGAGAGAGGCACGGTGATCACGTTGCGGTCTTCTCGGCCCGCGCCTATTTGAGGGCACGCTCCGGCCACCCGGACTACCACCTCACTTGCTCAAAAGTTCCCTTCCCACCGGATTCTCTACCGCTCCCTCTCTCCCCACTCCGCTCTCAGGCTCCCCAGCCCAGTCCCCGACCGCCCCCGAGCAGCCTCCCGTCGCAGCGCAGCCGGACGTCCATGGCAGG GTCATTGATTATTAATGGCAAGATAATTTCTGCAATGATTAGAAACTCAACTAGAGAAATCAAGGAATTGATCGCAGCAacatggaaggagtgccaaaattGCCAATATCACATTTATAATGGAGAT GTTTCATCTCAGTGGTCAGGACTCCCTGTTGGTGTTAAGTTTGATCCAACTGATATGGAACTGCTTGGACACTTGGAAGGAAAGGTTGGGAGGGTAGCATCCCATGTACTAATAGATAACTTTATTCCAACGATAAAGGAGGAGGAAGGAATCTGCTATACACATCCCGAAAATCTCCCAG GTATCAAGATGGATGGAAGCAGCAGCCATTTCTTCCACAAAATATCAAATGCTTATGAAGTTGGCAAGCGCAAGCGTCGCAAGATCAGGAATAGTAATGCCATTGATTGCGATGAGAAGTTCACATGGAAAAAGACTGGAAAATCTTCACGCATCTTGGATAATGGCGTCATAAAAGGCTGGAAGAAAATACTGGTTCTTCACAAACACTACAATGGAAAGAAAGTTAAAACTAACTGGACGATGCATCAGTGTCACCTTGGGGTAGAGGTAGGTGAAAAGCAGGGGGAGCTTGGTGTGTCGAGAGTCTTTTGGAAGGTTAAAAACAACAATGGGAAGTCGCAGATGCATGTTGCGGATGCCGAATCCGGTTCATCTGCTGTGGAAATCAATCCTACAACCTCAAATATGTACCCTCCACAGCCTCACCACCTAAGCGGTAGTCCATTGGAAATGGAGCAGAATCAG GATGAGGAAGAGCCCCGATCATCTGCTGTTCAGGGCTATGCGGCAATGCCTCCGCTGTGCAACGCTGACATCCATGAGAATCCGACGCCTCTCGACTTCCCCGGTATAGAAATGCTCGGCGAATTACCTGACTTGGATCCAACGTTCTTGGCAACGCTTCCTGAGTTGTTCGATCTCATT GATAGCCCCGACTGGCCGTGCGGAAATGAGGCATAG